The genomic window AAGTGTTTATCAGATTCAGACACATCAAATCTTCCATTCTGTGTCTTCCTCTATATGTACCTGTATAGAAGAAAGCCTAGAGGATGATCTCCTACAAGGAGAGTTTTGTTGGTGTGATGCTAAGGGATTCACAGGTGATTGGGGATACTTAGGTGATCTGGAACCCTTTCTGCTAGGAGTCCTCTGACTGTGTTTTGATGATGATGTACCAGCTCCATCAGCATGGTCATAGTGATAATGAGGATGTTGATGGTGCTGATGAGATCTGTGCAACCctgatgctgatgatgactgTAATCTTTTGATAGCTTTACCTGGTGAAGATCTTCCTGATGGTGAGTACCTGATGATGGTGACTTGCTTTCCAGCAGCTGTCCTCACTCTGGTAGACTTTGCGAGTCGTAATGGCGTAAGCGGGTCCTTTCGGTGTGGATGGTAATCAAGTGGAGGCACACCTTTTGCAACTTTTTCCAGCTCATGAGGAGAGATGGACACATTGTGGTCTCCGAGTGCTTGGCGTAGACGTCGCGGCGAGCCAATGTCAGGGATGCTGACTTTTAAAGAGCCATTCTTCCGCTTAATTTGATAAGATATGGCTGTTTCGTACGAGTCGTTATGATCTCGGTATTCTGACGTCACATCTAATGTTTTCATAGGAGGTACTGATACTGTATCCTCTGGATATGTTTCCATGTATTCTGATAGGTTTTCCTCCAGTGGTTGATATAACCCAATCTCACCACCAGTTGATCTTACCAAGGTAGCTGGATGAAGGTTCTCGTCAGAATTTGACACTCTTCTATAATGTTCATCATTGGAAAGGGAATACCTTCTTGTAACagcatttgactttgacctaCCAATGGCAGAGCCTTTCTTTGATATCTTCTTCATTACTTTGCTGACAGGAACTGAGCAACTTGTACTTAGATCAGTATGCGACATGGCATTAAACATTTGAATGTTGGCTCTTACAACACTGGCATTGAATGTGTCACTGGGGTCCAGCTGCTGCTGTGCCGGTAAGCTAGTCTGGGAGCGTGTCAATCTAGCCGGTATTGAGCCAAATGGTTTAGTGTTCATATTGGATGCTGACATACTCTTCACCAGTGGACTTCCAGGAGCAGGACCTGATTCTATCTCTATTGTGGAACCATCTGCTTTCTTATAGACAAGAACTCCCATTGCCATCAGATCATCAATAGAGCCCCCACGTCCACTGTCTATTGATACAGACTTTGTCAGCCTCTGATGATTTTGTTGCATGTCACTTTCAGCACCAAGAGCAGAATCCACACTTTCTAAGCTGAGTGATCTTCCAGGAGCTGCCTTAGATGGATCCATGttctcttcatcttcatcatcacttGGCATGGCACCCatattctcttcatcttcttcatcacttGGCATGGCACCCAAAGCAGCTGGTATTGAGTTGGTATGCTGCTCTTTGACTACACAAGGCATGGTGTTGGTAACTTGTATGTCATCATATACCACAGTGGGATAATCACAGTCTTCAATGCTAAATGTAGACTTGACACTATCAACACTTGCTTGTGACAGTATACTAGAGATGCTTTGTTGACTTATGGATGGTACCATTTCGTATGGTTTCGTCTCACAATCCACACTTGTTATACTGATTTTTGGTGGCAATTTAGGAGGCGGCATATCAGGAGAGTCCTCAAGTTCTTTATTCTGTTCCATATCCGTAACACACAAATTCTTCTTTACAGGGGTAAGATTGGTACTCGATCTTCTTGGTTTATTAGGTGCCTTTTTACCTGACATTTCTTTTGGTGTATCCTGTGGGGTGTGTACAGGAGTAAGATTTCCTGATCTTTTAGGCTTACTAGGGGCTTTACGATCCGAGTTACCAGACGGTAACCCGGTCTGAACACCAGGAGTGGTTTCTCCACTTTGTTTTACATTATACATTTGAGCCTGTGGATCCAACttcatatcaacaacaacaactttaggAGAACTAGTATTCAAAAGGCTAACGCTAGTTAACCCTTCATTTAACAAACTGACATCATGGGGCGAGTCTTCAATCGCAATTTCACAAGTTGTGAAAGATTTGGTCAGAAGCATCGCAGGTGAGCTGGGGGCCTTTCTGTGTTTCTGTCGGAATGCTGGCGTCCTTCTTAGCTGTATCGCCTGGTCTGAATTTAGGTCGTCAAATTTCAAGGTGTTATCTGAATTTGAGATGTCAAATTTCAAGGTGTCAAGGCCATCTGGTAGTGGTTCGTTTGCAAGACGATAGCCGACTTTTTCTGGTGACATCGGACAATGTAAGGACTAGAAGATAAAAGAATGCAAAAGATGTTAGCTCAACAACACACAAATAATTTCTTACAAATGCAGGCAAAGTTACACTACTCATGCTCACAATCTGAAATTGTTGAAACATCTGCTAGGATGAACACACATCACATACATATGATTTATGCAATTGAAACCATTCTAAGGAAACATGAAAAGTTGTATACTCTACATATTCTTTAATTTAAAAGCAGAATAAAGACATAGAATTTTCCACAAAATGGGTTTCAAATGAAAAATAGGTAAACTTTGAAAATGATTATTGAATAACAAGTTTGATTCAACTTACCTGACTATGTGTAGGCTTGTGTCCCAGCTTTCGTTTAATAGACCGGTACATTCCTCTAGGTGTATGTTGTGCTGATGGTGTAACATCACCAAGACCAAATGAACGTCTGAAATCAAAACAACATCATTCAGTGTTATAAGCACCTCTATTGAAGACCATGTATTCAGAGGTTATGTTCATGTTAATTGATATCAAACATTCTGTAGCTCAAAAGGGAGGAAACTATCAAAGCAAAGTATTAGCATAGCACAGGGAAatcaaattagagaataaaagatagattttgtcttttgcctatccaatatcgtgttaTAATAGataggctggccaatattttgagcagtggacgataaaaatattggaatgctaatttttaactgatttttttaaatattttgttcttaaaataatgtgaaaaaaaaaaaagcattgaaaAGATTTAAGAACTTAGCCAAAATTACTACTGGACTTAATACTTATGccttgaaaaatagggggtagGCTTATAgttgaaggtgggcttatacccgagtggttacggtataatATGAAACATtgcttttttccaaaaaaaataaagttacttttgtgaggacatcctcgttgttttaaatgaacaaaaCCATCATGAACATTTAAGCTGCCTAACCGCATTCTTTGTTCGCGCATGTGTATTACGTGAACGCATTATCCTGTGATCATTGATGATCAACTTTGCGTAGCGATGCGTGCTCTGTCTTAAATGACTATCCACTATTGCGTGATATTATACACTTGAaaaccaatcagattatgtgtatTCTTTACAAGCCACACCCAAGAATAGATAATAACTTTACCTTTTCTTTATACTGCTAAGAGGATTAAGTTTCTTAGTTTTCTTTCTTCCCGGTGTGGTATAAGACTGTGAGAGATGAGACTTAGTTGCAAACTCATGAGCAGGTGTAGCAGAAAAACTTGTGAAGGACTCATCAGCAAACTTGATGGACGGACTCTGGAAATTTAGTGTCTCTCCTTGCTGTGTCACTGCATCTTGTTATAtaaacaaagtttaaaaaatgattGTTCAAAACTTCCAAATACTCTTCACTTCACATTAGGTATAAAAACTCTGGTTAGATTTAAATATAaggcaacaaaaatttttttttttttttaaacatgttttacggcccaaccgacccagatgCTGAATTCTGggagaattttgtttttgtttttgctaaaatcatgtaaaatcagtgtttttttggcaaaaattgattgattttgactgaaacttattggaaaaaatatttttcaagatTTGTCAAGTATTTTAGGGTCTTTTAACCTAcagaaaaaacaaataataaaacaaatcctGACCAACCAGCAACCAACTCTACTTGAGTGTTTATTTTATTGCCTAAATTACACTTTGTCAAAGATATAGATGTCCTGTGATACAAAGGCAAGCGCAGAAGGTACAAAAGGCTTTGTATATATAAATGTACCTAATAATACCATTTTTCTGCaattgtgatacgatcaagctCAATGAGAGTCTGAtgtcaatcaaataaaaattccagTTCTCAATTTCATTACATAAGCCATTCTcccattataattataatatatgtaTGAACATCTGGTGAGTAGTAAAGTCCCCAATCTGAAATAAGATGATTGCATCAACCAAAAAGAAGTGATTAACTGGATGATGATATCACCTCATTGGGCAAGCTTCATAGATGCCAAATAATCTGTCCAATATATCACCAATAAgagtacaattctggtttaccctacACACACTGTGTGTTCAATACAATTCTCGTTTCCCCTGTGCACcctatttttagggttagggttgaggttggggttaaggttaggtttaaggttaggtttaaggttagggttatacttgtgtgcATGGTATACCAGAATTGTTCTGAATTTAAaagcaaaacaaataaaggacAGAACCAACTTACCTACTTCCCCAAGTGGTGGTTGAGGCGGTCTGAGTGGAGTGATTGGGGAGCAGAATTCTCCTGGAGTACGGTGTAAGGTCAAACCAGGTTTACTGTATCTGGGATCAATCACCATCTTATGCAACATTGCTTTCCTGCATCGGGCATAATTGGGGCAATTATGaaaatcaatcaaaataataaatttctcaatcaaaatgaaaagaatGGAGAATAAAGACGTTCTCATTCAAAATTTAAAggattcattccattaaccacacAGGGTGctaaacaaagtcattttgggtgagcgcttattttttacattgtttacataattgtgtAAAACTGACCCAAAATATTCACCCATCATCATCTGTATGTTTCCGATCATGATCCATATTTGCATGTGCAGTTAAtaatatcacagtttgcttgttgttaaagtcactgggtgggcgcttttaggggcatgggcggttaatggaacgaataagGTACTACAAATTACAGATTTACGTAAAAAAAGTCTACCATCAAACAAAAGTGCTGTGTATAGTATACATTGTTTTACTCAAATCGATCAaattttaatacagttttgtaacAAAAATACATGGTTGTTGGCTCTTGTTTTCCAaatatcaacattgattttttatTTCACCGCTCACCATTGTGGTTGGTCAGTTTCATTGCTGGAATTATATAGAGACCGGGCCCTATAGAAAATAATATTCAAGAAAAACATGAACAGGATATATTATGGATACGCATGCAACCAAAATAAGCATAATTGAAATGGAGTCCATGCAAGAATGGAGGGGAGGACATGGCTGAAGTTTGATGATGGATTGGTCACATTTTAATTGGTTGAAGGATATGATGAATTTTGTGGTGCCATGGAATCACTTTCATCTGACTTCCATGGCAACACAAACTACAAATGATCCATTTGAAGCAATTACTTCGCTGCATGTACAGATTTCCAATACCACACTCCTTTTGGCTTGGATTCAGCATCAGTGGGGCCATGCAGGTCTGGCAACAGCAATTTTGGCAGTATTTCAAATGGCATCATAAATATATTTGATGCCAGTATTTTGGATAGGGTTGATGTGATGAGAATGCAATGGTGATAAATGGTGAAATAAATTATCAATGTTCATGATTGGGAACTGTGATTTTGAGTATAAAATGGTAATTATTAAAGTGGATGACGTTAGTGTTTTTAATCAGctttaatataaatttattagTTTCCAAAGTTAAAACCTTTATAACCAGATTACCTGTTTCCATTCCATGGCTGATATTATTGTTCATCTTTTGATACAGATTGATTTGATAACACAATcaagtttaatatttttttatgtcaatgcTAATCAAGGCATTGACAGCAGTTATCTATTGATTACTACGTAGTTCAGACGGAGTTGCACTAAGAGAGCTTTTAATGTTTGTAAAACATCATAACACAATACACTACTTGTGTAAAAGGTTTAGCATCATTAGAGTTTGTCCCTCTTTGTGCATCTACCTTTACCTTTTAGCTGCAGAAAATGCCCCTGCTGGTGACTCGTCACTTGCTTTGCGCTTACTTGATCTCAGTATTCTGGGTGTCTCTGCtgtaaaaacaaatacaaaaccaaaaatattataaataataaacttGCATCAATCTCCAAGTGACTACCGACTTCACTAACACAAATTTATTTGCAATACTGTAGTTTGAATTTGCAAAACTACCTCATATTTAGCATAAAAAGACACAGCTATCATATGGGTTTCAAATTAAATTTTCCCACTGAAGGTGCCTCGGTGAATAttaatatggagtcattttaatTTGGTACTTTAAGCATTGTCCTGTAGCTTATATAAAAATTGCCATAAATTTTCAGCACGCAAATTATGAGTTGATATTATTGTGGGTGCAAGTCTTCACTCATATTTAGATGCTGTCCATGATACAAATATTATGGATGCATTCTATTAAAGTGAGACTGATTGTTGACTGACTACTGAGTATTCATGTTTAAGCTGTGTCCACTGATTTGTAAGTCACACAAACATGATAGTGTACCGATTGACAAGTACTAAAGTTACACTTTAATACTGAGGAAGTGTTCATATACTGAACTATGACATGTATGTACCACATTTAGTCTACGTTTTGTTTGACTGGTACCCATTCTCTGCAGATATATCAATTGGTGGAGGACTTCCTGAAATGGAGGTGTCTGATCCCAGGAGCCACTCAAATCTCTTGGTATAGGCAACtcctataattggcactttcctaCCATTGATGGAGTGAACATCGATATCACATTCATATCACATACTACAAAACAACAAAAGAGAGGTCAATAAGGGAATCATATGATtatgaaataataacaaaataatcatgCGATACCCTTCTTTCACCTCCCTTTAGTGACATTTTATATATGTATTATGTGATATCAATGTAAGTGTTTACCTCATCAATGGCAGGAAGGttccaattataggaatggtctattatAATGGTCCTAGTTTATGCTTACCTCCTAATGGTACCTCCACACGTGGTGATGCGAATACGTCCTCCCTGCCAGGTGTCTGTAGTATATTTTCACAGCTGTTTTTTCGATTTCTCACTCGATTCCCTATTCCATTCATGAGACCTATAAaccaatttataaaacatttaagCTGTACCATGTAAATATGGACAGTAATGCcatgtttaaatttaaattttttattttaaattcataATGTTGTAAAATACTGAGAGGATTCCAGCAACTGACATTGCAATATTTGCTTGCAAAATTCAAGCATGTTCACCTGAGTTAATATGATAATTGATATTACATGTTGAACAGCTACAGTGGCAACCCATGCATTATCCTGGGTACTACTAGTGGGTAGTTGAAGAGGGACATGTGTTGATTTTAATTAAAGAGTTAAATAACTTTTTTGAAGTAAAATCTTTAACTTAAAAATTACAATTCATCAAAAGCAATTAATGAGGAGACAATTAGTACAGTAGCTTGAATGAATTTAAATTACGGTAATGGTAGTATGGGGATCTATATACATTACCTTGTATGGTGGCACTTTTACTTCTTTTCCTTCTGCCCTGCCTACGCCACTTTGGATCCATAAGATCAGTGCTCTTCTCCAGCTCATCCTCAGATGTGTATCTATCTGTGATATCACTACCTTTGTTGCTCACAATATAAACTCTTTCTACAACATTTTCTGGAACGGTCCCAATCTTATCTGCATTCTTTATGAGCAGCTGAACAACTCCTGTCTGCAATTTCAATAGTTTGTCTGCAGCTACCATGCTCTTTTCGCTGAGATTATCAGCGTGCGGTTTACTCATAAAATTAGGAGCTAGAACCACCGCAAGATTGGCACTGTCCATTTTGTTATCTGCAGCATGGGAGGCAACCTTATTAAGGAATCGCATGACGTAGGACAGGGTGTTGACATGGATCTGAGGCATGGTGGCTGTCAATAGCAGTGTAGCATACTCTCTGTCTAGCTCATTACCAATTTGCTGGCATTTGATGAAGATGTTGAGGAGACGATTGGTGAGTAGAGGATCGGATAACTGACGGAAAAACTGCTTGAAGAGACTGGCTACGTCTGCAAGATGAGCATCTGAAGGGATGGGTTTCCTACTTTCAATGTGTCGCTGGTAAATACACAGTTaaaatcaatgtcaatatcaagtTTAAAACAATAAGAATGAGGAGACAGGCAACAACAATGCTAGTGAACTTTACAACTACTCAACAGGACATAATTCAATACTTTTTGCATATAGAACTTATACTGATTTCTGAAGTGATTTGATCTCAACCTTAATGGGAAACTTTTTTGTATTTTGGGGGGACATATTTGAAAAGACGGGAGTGTGCATGTGTATTGTGTACCGAGTATTACATGATAAAACAAAGTAGTTGACAGATTTGTATGATTTTCATACAATTTGCATAAATAATATTAAAGCTGATTCTCTCAAATTTGTCAGATACACACAAATTTGCAGGAATCAATATCCAGAAATTCTCATCAAAAGCTCAAAACTTGATTCACAAACTTCCAACCCTAGTGACAGTGCTCTGCTTCCTGTGATTCACCTTTTGGGTAAGCCTTGGCGGCTTTAGCGGGTATATGGGAGATGTTGttatttgacgtcacgctgatgTGCACATCATTTGAAAGCCGTGAAGTGTGCAGTAACAATTTACGACATCAGatgtctacccgcaaaggcttatgagaATTTACAGAAAAGGTGAATTGCCTTTCGTTCATTGTATTATTGTACGGTTTCAGAGATAAATGCAGTTTCTATCAGTAATTATAAGTATGTACAAAATGACCAGTCCCAAAATTTGAAGGGGCACCACGGCAAAGGCATTAGGCACCCACAGCAATTAGGTGCCTTGTATAATTTTGGTCATGCTCTGTATAACATACCTGAAGCTCTTTCTGTCTTGCTTGAGAGCCAGATTTGCGAAACAGCCCTTCAGCTTTAAGGTGCTTTCCAAGGAACTCCACACACTCAACAACAAAACTgttgaaaaaaacaaaatacTTCAATTTGAGTGAGCATAAGGTTTTCAATCAACATCAGAAACAATTTGAAAACCATGCCTGTGCACCATGTGTGTACGCAAGCATCCttacgcttgcgtaaattcacttGTAAAGCGCTTGCCAGTAACATGCATTAATTAACGTACACAACTTAGTGCAAAGTAGCATACAATGTAGGTGCTGCACCCAATACCAGTGGCCTTCATATAACAGCTGTCTTTGGAAAACTTACTTGAAAAGTTCTGCTAAATACATACTACATAAGTGCAAATTCAGAAGTAATGTTCTTAAATTTACAATGTACACAAACAACTTGAGTCAACTGTATtgtaattttaaaacttttttcacaAAAGGATCATAATTGTGGTTTATATGAATCAGAAGAGCCtgtataaaaaataaaagaacctaattttttttttgttatgctGCCTTTACCTTGGTACTGTATGGCCATATTCTTCATTGGTAATAACAGTTGAGACATCATTGAGAGATACTCCAAATACTGGTACTGCAGACAATCCGGATTTCTGTGAAAGCTATAACACAATAATTTAAAATTGGTCAAACAAATGTTTGTGATAGATTGTGATAGATTTAGGAGAGAACATTTAAAAGAAAGTTAAAGTATCCTACCCCTCTGCTACACCTGTTATtgctgcataattataatgagatGTTTgacagttctaagtaatttgagtttcTTGACGGCTTTTATTTCGTGACAACAACAAGTCAACAACACCAacttaatgatgatttatggacttaattattacttgatgaatggttagtgttactattggtaagacaatgactaatgTTTCTATCACATTTTTTGTagttagtatttggttggtttttgtGCGGATATCTGGCACTTTTAAAGtgattttttaacacaaaaacaTAGCTGCATTAGTCGAcgtttggttttcaatagtcttAATCACGAGTCACGACTACGTACCAGTAATAGTCGCgaccaggggcggatccaggaattttcaatagagggggcgccgagccaccaacGGCTCGgcacccacacaaagtcaggcgccgctctgcaaaaatacattaagtcaggcgccgctctgcaaaaaatagagggtgCTCGTgccgggtgcgccccctctaaatccgcccctggcgactaacgactattggcaaCTTAGCTGCCCAACTCTAGATACAAGACAAGACAAAGACTAACTAGTAGTACCGtagtcagtgttcgaaataagcgcttatcctcttgtcctcttgtccaaaaatcactggggacaaccatattgagatatgtacttatcctctggacaaccactatattttacctcttaaaaatatgacacattttggggacaaccaaaatgttttgaggacaagcagaatttatgcttcagttgtcctcgggacaacctccatattttccttatttcggacactgaccGTAGTTATTTATGACCAAGGCAATCACTTCATAATACAAAACGGGCAAACATGCTGAATATTCAGTCCCCCGATTTTCCCTTTTGTCCGAATTCTACTGAAAGATGGCAGCCACCCATacggtacttaaagtgtatgtagctgggattaaaagtcgaagatcaactgaaaattttgacatttcgtattgaagatactatggatcccccccccccagcaccaaaaaaattaggtcttttgggggaaaaatgtatatatcttcaatatgaaaagtcaacattttcaattgatcatcagcttttcctcccagctacatacacttttaaagtACCGTAcggtacatgtcattagatttattaaaatgaatgaatgaggggagcatggcctagcggttaaggcgttggactgtgaatccaagggtcgagggcttgaatcccaggtccgcctgagctcggctggctctttgtgtccttgagcaaagcacttcactctacttgcttagtgcgtcggagggcactttaagctgtcggtcccgtgcacatctgacattaatgcagtgtgcactttagagaacgtcacaggctatacGAAAAGAGCAGGGGtggcaggggatcatcccggtactgttgactgtacttcaaaaatacactaatCTACTCTAGgctccagagtaaaaataagtacagcttgtttgtacgcagtgcgataatactcatacatatgagggaggcactgaTAAAGAAGACTGAGATCAAAAGatttgacgtcatctgtcaatcaaactcaatcacggtttgtttacaagtgtcgtgatgacgACTTGCTGAACGTGGCGGTATAACCGGacaccttattgttaattttgcaccttacaaaccatctcaaaagttatgtCTTTATAGGTATGAAAgttaaattcaaatttgccatcatcaaaccacatcattttatatatcaaattgagtaaagaaagccaaaactgaaaaccgtttgtcatagcactttccgcagcaaagttacatcttgtcaaagattgactttcatcaaaaagattcagcaaaacagcatttcggtggcgTTTCTAGATCTTAAAACAGTGATACATGtggtctcatgatgatagcagcttttctatgtggaactgctatcaaaatcgcTCTAAAATtacatgtgcgattgtctcatcacaaaaaaaatcatatatttgggtcaagtgaagtatagacaacatatttatgtaggtttccttgagctagctgttcttttaaatttctatttgagtttgttgtttttaaaagtttAGAGTGCGATCTTGTCACAGTGGCGCGGTACAGcaacgcggtacacgggcgccgctagtcagtcgcatTACGGCGcgtgcacaaccaaagtcgcattgtaTATTTTTCAGTCCGTCATGATACGGACTggaagataatcagtcgtcactatgaAGCATGCGAAGTGTAGACAGCTGATTGGAATTCGCTTATTATACGcgatgtaggtatcccaggcaaaccttagttaacacatttgctagtcagagaaattcgccgagaccggggcccaaacacaatgcatatttacatagaaatttgaatttttttcgagaataggccggtgaaggaaacctacataaatatgttttctatacttcacttgacccaaatatataattttttatggtgataatcaagtcgcacatggaattttagagggattttgatagcagttccattaaaaaaagctgctatcgccatgagactaagatctagaaacacccctaaatgccgtttttgggaattttgctagcagaatctttttgatgaaagtcaatctttgacaagaggtAACTTTGTTacgaaagtgctatgacaaaatgttttcagttttggcttttttactcaatggctttaatttgatatgtaaaatgatgcagtttgatggcaaatttgaattcacctagcatacctacgcgatggttaatttgtaaaagggaatctgaataatactttatcaTTATGAGACTAAGATAGATAACACGTaaataatgctgttttggggaattttgctagcagaatctttttgatgaaagtcgatctttgaaaagatgtaactttgccacaGAAAGTGCTATGATGACAAaaagtaggtatcccaggcaaaccttagttaacacatttgctagtcagcgaaattacGAGAccggcccaaacacaatgcatatttacatagaaatttgaattttttcgaaaataggtcggtgaaggaaacctacataaatatgttttctatacttcacttgacccaaatatatgatttttatggtgataatcaagtcgcacatggaattttagaggattttgatagcagttccattaaaaaagctgctatcgccatgagactaagatctagaaacacccctaaatgccgttttgggaattttgttagcagaatctttttgatgaaagtcaatctttgacaagatgtaactttgttacggaaagtgctatgacaaaaatgttttcagttttggctttctttactcaagggctttaattagatatgtaaaatgatgcagtttgatggcaaatttgaattcacctagcatacctacaaaaaggttttcagttttggctttctttactcaagggctttaatttgaatATAGAAAaagatgcagtttgatggcaaatttaaattcacctggcatacttAAATacaaagacaaaataattggcaaaattccagt from Amphiura filiformis chromosome 5, Afil_fr2py, whole genome shotgun sequence includes these protein-coding regions:
- the LOC140152760 gene encoding uncharacterized protein isoform X1, giving the protein MRDIAEIQDRQSLKYVIRHELKDLGIKVPKSKEKNAGGKQLSQKSGLSAVPVFGVSLNDVSTVITNEEYGHTVPSFVVECVEFLGKHLKAEGLFRKSGSQARQKELQRHIESRKPIPSDAHLADVASLFKQFFRQLSDPLLTNRLLNIFIKCQQIGNELDREYATLLLTATMPQIHVNTLSYVMRFLNKVASHAADNKMDSANLAVVLAPNFMSKPHADNLSEKSMVAADKLLKLQTGVVQLLIKNADKIGTVPENVVERVYIVSNKGSDITDRYTSEDELEKSTDLMDPKWRRQGRRKRSKSATIQGLMNGIGNRVRNRKNSCENILQTPGREDVFASPRVEVPLGAETPRILRSSKRKASDESPAGAFSAAKRARSLYNSSNETDQPQWKAMLHKMVIDPRYSKPGLTLHRTPGEFCSPITPLRPPQPPLGEVDAVTQQGETLNFQSPSIKFADESFTSFSATPAHEFATKSHLSQSYTTPGRKKTKKLNPLSSIKKRRSFGLGDVTPSAQHTPRGMYRSIKRKLGHKPTHSQSLHCPMSPEKVGYRLANEPLPDGLDTLKFDISNSDNTLKFDDLNSDQAIQLRRTPAFRQKHRKAPSSPAMLLTKSFTTCEIAIEDSPHDVSLLNEGLTSVSLLNTSSPKVVVVDMKLDPQAQMYNVKQSGETTPGVQTGLPSGNSDRKAPSKPKRSGNLTPVHTPQDTPKEMSGKKAPNKPRRSSTNLTPVKKNLCVTDMEQNKELEDSPDMPPPKLPPKISITSVDCETKPYEMVPSISQQSISSILSQASVDSVKSTFSIEDCDYPTVVYDDIQVTNTMPCVVKEQHTNSIPAALGAMPSDEEDEENMGAMPSDDEDEENMDPSKAAPGRSLSLESVDSALGAESDMQQNHQRLTKSVSIDSGRGGSIDDLMAMGVLVYKKADGSTIEIESGPAPGSPLVKSMSASNMNTKPFGSIPARLTRSQTSLPAQQQLDPSDTFNASVVRANIQMFNAMSHTDLSTSCSVPVSKVMKKISKKGSAIGRSKSNAVTRRYSLSNDEHYRRVSNSDENLHPATLVRSTGGEIGLYQPLEENLSEYMETYPEDTVSVPPMKTLDVTSEYRDHNDSYETAISYQIKRKNGSLKVSIPDIGSPRRLRQALGDHNVSISPHELEKVAKGVPPLDYHPHRKDPLTPLRLAKSTRVRTAAGKQVTIIRYSPSGRSSPGKAIKRLQSSSASGLHRSHQHHQHPHYHYDHADGAGTSSSKHSQRTPSRKGSRSPKYPQSPVNPLASHQQNSPCRRSSSRLSSIQVHIEEDTEWKI